A single window of Euwallacea fornicatus isolate EFF26 unplaced genomic scaffold, ASM4011564v1 scaffold_89, whole genome shotgun sequence DNA harbors:
- the LOC136350058 gene encoding uncharacterized protein, which produces MVLEKEGKGQENRKLEEENKRLRDEVARLRAGKREGVSVECQTETEEKRKNGEVKMRLTTLAREGKILEAIKERWDDGIFEATEIARGDPISEGFRMDLAVLVGKGDSALKERFLQLLPELRELEAEEGRMASLVQTCNLRKGGKVVTKTKHVYFQELESTGPVGVFEALKVLAGTMLEEGRDSVSIPLVPDANPWQLRKVCELACWTLKENIRVKLYLPGGTSSGREAVQEPGPKRSEEEVVFVAKQEGVSYSDTLRKVRQLVANSQTKVDIGTVRETKKGEVLITLPKGGEQGEELKNILGKGMGEGNVRSGANSKIVVFQLTGLDGVTTGEEATSAVATATGLDSKKLRLKGLKASYGSCQTATFLVREGDAENLRVVTDLRVGINMCRLKERKDSGRCYRCWELGHRAQACKGVDRTRLCARCGKEGHRAKDCKDPRYCPLCKAEGHSAGGPNCKGPVKAFAGGRGTDPEKTTEPQPGMSKNKDEIGKATEERSTEQI; this is translated from the exons ATGGTGCTGGAGAAAGAGGGGAAGGGGCAGGAGAACAGGAAACTCGAGGAGGAGAATAAAAGACTAAGGGACGAGGTCGCTCGACTAAGGGCTGGCAAGCGGGAGGGAGTGTCTGTTGAATGCCAGACGGAAACTGAggagaagagaaaaaatggtGAGGTTAAAATGAGGCTAACAACTTTAGCTAGGGAGGGAAAGATCTTGGAGGCCATCAAGGAGAGATGGGACGATGGGATCTTTGAAGCTACTGAGATAGCTCGTGGAGACCCTATCAGTGAGGGTTTTAGGATGGACCTCGCGGTCCTGGTAGGTAAGGGAGATAGCGCGCTGAAGGAGCGATTTCTGCAGCTTCTCCCAGAGCTGAGGGAGCTCGAGGCTGAAGAAGGGAGGATGGCCAGCCTCGTGCAGACGTGCAACCTTAGGAAAGGAGGTAAGGTAGTTACGAAAACCAAGCACGTCTACTTTCAGGAGTTGGAGAGTACAGGGCCGGTAGGGGTTTTTGAAGCCCTCAAGGTCCTCGCGGGAACAATGCTGGAAGAGGGGAGAGACAGCGTGTCCATCCCATTGGTTCCGGATGCCAACCCGTGGCAACTTCGGAAGGTCTGCGAACTAGCATGCTGGACCCTGAAAGAGAACATCAGGGTAAAGCTGTACTTACCTGGAGGGACATCCTCCGGGAGGGAGGCAGTACAGGAACCTGGTCCTAAAAGATCAGAAGAAGAGGTAGTCTTCGTGGCTAAACAGGAGGGGGTAAGTTACAGCGACACCCTCCGTAAAGTCCGACAACTGGTTGCCAACAGCCAAACCAAGGTTGACATCGGGACAGTCAGGGAGACGAAAAAAGGTGAGGTGCTAATCACGCTCCCTAAAGGAGGCGAACAGGGAGAGGAGCTGAAAAACATCCTGGGAAAAGGAATGGGGGAAGGTAACGTAAGGTCGGGGGCGAATAGTAAAATTGTAGTGTTCCAGCTTACGGGACTGGATGGAGTCACTACAGGGGAAGAAGCCACTAGTGCGGTGGCCACCGCGACCGGTCTGGACTCCAAGAAGCTCCGGCTCAAGGGGCTTAAGGCAAGCTATGGAAGCTGCCAAACCGCCACGTTCCTCGTTAGAGAGGGGGACGCCGAGAATCTTCGAGTAGTCACCGATTTGAGAGTCGGCATTAATATGTGCCGGCTTAAGGAGAGGAAGGACTCGGGAAGATGCTACCGGTGCTGGGAACTGGGACATCGGGCACAGGCATGTAAAGGCGTAGATAGGACCCGACTGTGCGCCCGTTGTGGGAAGGAGGGGCACAGGGCGAAGGATTGTAAAGATCCTCGCTACTGCCCCCTCTGTAAAGCGGAGGGCCACAGCGCGGGCGGACCCAACTGCAAGGGGCCAGTAAAGGCATTTGCAGGCGGTAGGGGTACTGACCCGGAAAAAACAACTGAGCCGCAACCAGGGATGTCCAAAAATAAGGACGAGATTGGGAAGGCTACCGAGGAGAGGAGCACGGAACAAATCTA A